A section of the Nitrososphaerota archaeon genome encodes:
- a CDS encoding proteasome assembly chaperone family protein: MINIRLLEEPDLKDPILICGLPGSGFVGKLALEHLINELGAKLFGVIYSHNFPPQAIIQPDGTVDIIKNELYYWRSKDSSNDLILYTGDSQPITPDADYEVADRILELTRKMGAKKVYALAAYITGGFVKIPRVFAAATETTIIDDLKKYGVVLMTEGSITGMNGLLVGLAKIHDMQGVSLLGETSGYIIDANASKAVLEVFTKMMNLKIDMTSLDQRAKSTEAVVKTLDQLRHGQEEQPIESSPKDDRDLGYIS; the protein is encoded by the coding sequence ATGATCAATATTCGTCTGCTAGAGGAGCCGGATCTCAAAGACCCTATACTAATCTGCGGTCTTCCCGGAAGCGGTTTCGTAGGGAAACTGGCGTTAGAGCACCTCATTAATGAGCTGGGTGCAAAGCTGTTCGGAGTCATCTACTCGCATAATTTTCCCCCCCAAGCGATTATTCAGCCGGACGGAACAGTAGATATCATCAAGAATGAGCTGTACTACTGGAGATCAAAGGACTCGTCAAACGATCTTATCCTCTACACAGGCGACTCGCAGCCGATCACCCCCGACGCCGACTACGAAGTAGCCGACAGAATACTGGAGTTGACCCGAAAAATGGGTGCGAAAAAGGTCTATGCACTCGCAGCTTATATCACAGGCGGCTTCGTAAAAATCCCAAGAGTATTCGCTGCAGCCACAGAGACCACTATTATCGATGATTTGAAGAAGTACGGCGTAGTTCTGATGACGGAAGGCTCAATCACCGGTATGAACGGCCTACTAGTGGGGTTAGCCAAAATCCACGATATGCAGGGTGTCTCGCTGCTTGGCGAAACCTCCGGCTACATAATCGACGCAAACGCCTCAAAGGCTGTCCTTGAAGTCTTCACCAAGATGATGAACCTGAAGATAGATATGACCAGCCTAGACCAGAGGGCTAAGAGCACCGAAGCAGTCGTAAAGACCCTAGATCAGCTGCGCCACGGCCAAGAAGAACAACCTATAGAGAGCAGCCCAAAGGACGATCGCGACCTCGGATACATCAGCTAA
- a CDS encoding double-stranded DNA-binding protein: MAGEAEDKELEYLRAKKMLELRRKIAAAEKPKPKEASNRDILVSKLRDRGLEVLETAEKYYPEKTSLIIDKLAEALKNGSITGYISGGELYWLFRQLGMPLNIPTSINIEKHGKLVPLTDKLKREE, encoded by the coding sequence ATGGCGGGAGAAGCGGAGGATAAGGAGCTCGAGTACCTCCGAGCTAAGAAGATGCTGGAGCTCCGGCGAAAGATTGCCGCAGCAGAGAAACCTAAGCCGAAGGAGGCGAGTAACCGAGACATCCTAGTCTCGAAGTTGAGAGACCGCGGCCTAGAGGTCTTGGAGACGGCTGAGAAGTACTACCCGGAGAAGACATCTTTAATCATAGATAAACTCGCTGAAGCACTCAAAAACGGCAGCATCACAGGCTACATCTCAGGCGGAGAACTATACTGGCTTTTCAGACAACTAGGAATGCCGCTAAACATTCCAACCTCAATCAATATTGAAAAGCACGGCAAACTGGTTCCACTGACCGATAAACTGAAACGCGAAGAATAA
- a CDS encoding RNA methyltransferase, translating into MPRQKLWVGLPDTLLIDSTHLREKTVKMGLVARSCAIFKVQKIYIYRDSTEKTGGESKLIRAVLEYLDTPQYLRRILYEKRPELEYVGLLPPLRTPHHKLAEKPSNIRRGDYREGVVTERGGKLFVEAGLPALIPLQGRSPVPVGSRVTVKFTSEHPDIRCAAVKREEVGEYWGYEVGESPSLKGLIRSLNAELTLLTSRRGQPVNKVWSRLLPDVQTARSVVTVFGSPKHGVYEMLEKEDARPEELSKYVLNTFPDQGTATIRTEEALLGTLALLNLGRNLEKPEA; encoded by the coding sequence ATGCCCCGTCAGAAGCTCTGGGTTGGGTTGCCGGATACTCTGCTCATCGACAGCACGCATCTTCGAGAGAAGACTGTCAAGATGGGGCTGGTGGCGAGGAGCTGCGCAATCTTCAAAGTTCAGAAAATCTACATCTACAGAGACTCGACAGAGAAAACCGGCGGAGAATCTAAGCTAATCCGAGCTGTGCTTGAATATCTGGATACCCCGCAGTATCTGAGACGAATCCTCTACGAGAAACGGCCGGAGTTAGAGTATGTCGGTTTGCTTCCCCCTCTCAGAACACCTCATCACAAGCTTGCTGAGAAACCGTCGAACATCAGGCGCGGCGATTACCGGGAGGGCGTGGTGACGGAGCGAGGCGGCAAACTATTCGTAGAAGCAGGTCTGCCTGCACTCATCCCCCTCCAAGGAAGATCACCTGTTCCAGTCGGCTCGCGCGTCACCGTTAAATTCACTTCAGAACACCCTGACATTCGATGCGCAGCGGTGAAACGCGAGGAAGTCGGGGAGTACTGGGGATACGAAGTAGGCGAATCCCCTTCGCTGAAGGGTTTAATCCGAAGCCTTAATGCTGAGCTCACTTTACTCACGTCTCGCCGTGGACAGCCTGTGAACAAGGTTTGGAGCAGGCTCCTACCAGATGTCCAGACGGCAAGAAGCGTCGTAACGGTGTTCGGATCCCCGAAGCACGGTGTATACGAGATGCTTGAGAAGGAAGATGCCCGTCCCGAAGAGCTCTCCAAATATGTTTTGAACACCTTCCCAGATCAGGGAACCGCTACAATACGCACTGAGGAGGCTTTACTTGGAACCCTCGCTCTGCTTAACCTGGGACGAAACCTAGAGAAACCAGAAGCCTGA
- a CDS encoding 50S ribosomal protein L3 gives MGHRKHSVPRHGSLAYLPRGRARSLNPVVKTWQGVDGDKPLLLGAAAFKAGTIHVYTVDDREKTPNFGKPLFNTATVLEAPPMHIAGFRLYERRDGALRVIDEVYSKSQPKELTRLRKFKDTASEKHLEELKSSLDKVEKLTAICALSPKETGLARKTPFLFEVRVGGGKIADQFEYLKSILGKTVKIDDVFQAGKYVDTIGITRGKGFEGVITRMGVKRKQHKSRKTVRAVGTIGAWNPHAVMYTVPAAGQMGQHRRTEYNKRVIAVGNPAENPINPSGGFLHYGDVKSDYILVRGNVQGPPKRLIKIRYGARIGNRKIQPPKILEVSTVRSSS, from the coding sequence ATGGGACATCGCAAGCACAGCGTACCGAGGCATGGTTCACTTGCTTACCTACCTAGAGGACGAGCTCGAAGTTTAAACCCTGTAGTTAAGACTTGGCAGGGAGTTGACGGTGATAAGCCGCTTCTCCTCGGTGCTGCAGCTTTCAAGGCTGGCACTATTCACGTTTATACAGTTGATGATCGTGAGAAGACACCTAACTTTGGTAAGCCTCTCTTTAACACCGCGACGGTGCTTGAAGCTCCACCAATGCATATTGCAGGTTTCCGGTTGTATGAGAGACGCGACGGTGCTCTGAGGGTTATCGACGAGGTTTACAGTAAGAGTCAGCCTAAGGAGCTCACTCGACTGAGGAAGTTTAAGGATACAGCAAGCGAGAAGCACCTAGAGGAATTAAAATCCTCGCTGGATAAGGTGGAGAAGCTCACCGCAATCTGCGCTCTTTCACCCAAGGAGACAGGTTTAGCAAGAAAGACCCCATTTCTCTTTGAGGTTAGGGTCGGGGGAGGAAAGATTGCTGATCAGTTTGAATACCTAAAGTCAATCCTCGGCAAGACTGTGAAGATAGATGACGTTTTCCAAGCTGGAAAATACGTTGACACAATCGGCATCACTCGAGGCAAGGGCTTCGAAGGCGTTATCACCCGTATGGGTGTAAAGCGAAAGCAGCACAAGTCGAGAAAGACTGTTCGCGCAGTAGGAACCATCGGAGCTTGGAACCCGCACGCAGTTATGTATACAGTTCCGGCTGCCGGTCAGATGGGTCAACACCGACGAACCGAGTACAACAAACGTGTTATCGCAGTCGGCAACCCTGCGGAGAACCCGATTAACCCGTCCGGAGGCTTCCTTCACTACGGTGATGTAAAGTCCGACTACATTCTCGTCAGAGGCAATGTTCAAGGACCTCCGAAGAGACTTATCAAGATAAGATACGGCGCCCGCATCGGCAACCGGAAGATTCAGCCGCCGAAGATACTCGAGGTCAGCACAGTTAGAAGTAGCAGTTAA
- the rpl4p gene encoding 50S ribosomal protein L4 has protein sequence MKTSLQALDGSAKEEIELPKIFAAPYRPDLIQRVYVCVATHNLQRQGRNPEAGERTSAESWGVGRGASRVPRVRGKGGQRSSQAAGAASIVGGRIPHPPKAETTVRKEVNQKERRLAIASAIAATAQKEIVSLRGHKVDGVNTLPIVVVDDVEKLSRTKDLLNLLAALNLTADLERAAGVRKARSGKAQMRGRGARSGRGPLIVVSNDQGIGKAVGNLPGVEYVLARNLTITHLAPGSHAGRLVVWSRSALESLPKPLLEVGEAIAA, from the coding sequence ATGAAGACCAGTTTACAAGCACTCGACGGATCCGCAAAGGAAGAGATAGAGCTCCCCAAGATCTTCGCAGCACCCTACAGACCCGACTTAATCCAGCGAGTCTACGTGTGTGTAGCAACACACAACCTGCAGCGACAAGGACGAAACCCTGAAGCTGGAGAAAGAACCAGCGCCGAATCATGGGGTGTCGGCCGCGGAGCATCAAGAGTTCCACGTGTCAGAGGAAAAGGTGGCCAAAGATCCAGCCAGGCTGCTGGAGCTGCTAGCATTGTAGGCGGCAGAATTCCGCATCCACCTAAGGCTGAGACGACTGTTAGGAAAGAGGTTAATCAAAAGGAGCGGCGACTAGCCATTGCATCTGCGATAGCTGCAACTGCGCAGAAAGAGATTGTCTCTCTGAGAGGACATAAGGTCGATGGAGTCAACACTCTACCAATAGTTGTCGTAGACGATGTTGAGAAGCTCAGCCGCACCAAAGATTTGCTCAATCTGCTTGCGGCGCTGAATCTGACGGCAGATTTGGAGAGAGCAGCAGGTGTCCGTAAGGCAAGATCAGGTAAGGCCCAGATGCGCGGCCGCGGTGCGAGAAGCGGTCGAGGACCATTAATTGTTGTGTCTAACGATCAAGGCATCGGAAAGGCAGTAGGTAATCTACCAGGAGTTGAGTACGTATTGGCGCGTAACCTGACAATTACCCATCTCGCTCCGGGCTCTCACGCAGGTAGACTCGTAGTATGGAGTAGATCTGCGCTAGAATCTCTCCCGAAGCCGCTTCTTGAGGTAGGTGAAGCAATTGCAGCCTGA
- a CDS encoding 50S ribosomal protein L23, with the protein MIEKQNKLVFIVADTANKRTIKDAVETLYDVDVASVKTANTMTGKKAYVRLAPESSATDLASKLGLV; encoded by the coding sequence ATGATTGAGAAGCAGAATAAACTAGTCTTTATTGTAGCCGACACGGCTAACAAAAGAACGATAAAGGACGCTGTTGAAACATTGTATGACGTAGACGTTGCATCCGTTAAGACGGCTAACACAATGACCGGTAAGAAGGCTTATGTACGCCTCGCACCGGAGTCGTCAGCAACAGATCTCGCGTCAAAACTAGGACTGGTGTAA